In Halothermothrix orenii H 168, the sequence TACCGGCATTCATGGCCCGGGCTGCTATCAATACTTCAGGAACAAATACTTCATTGTTTTTGAATTTTTCACCGATAATACTCATTCCGCCAATTAAACCAGTATTCAAGATTTCTTTAGGGGTCACCCCATCATCCAGGGCCTTTTTAATACCATCTGTTACCCCGTTTACATCTCCGGCCTGTAAATGTTCTGATATTTCATTCAATATTCCCATCAGTATATCCTCCTCTATTGTCCCTCATATTTTTATATTATAACTATATATTTTGTTATTATTGTATAATTATATTTATGATTTGTATTGTAAGATTTTTGTGTCTATTTGTATTATTTTATCAGGGAATATTATTAATACACAGGGAATATTATTAATACACGATAAACACTATAAATAATATTATACATAACATACAGGGGATACCTCTTATCCCCTCCATTTTCCCGGTGATAACCCCTCCATTTTTTTAAATACCTTGGAAAAATAACTCTGGTCATTAAAACCAACGGTCTGGGCAATACTGGCCAGGGAACAACCCTGCTTTAATAACTCCTTGCTGGCTTCAATCCGGACTTTATTCAGATACTCAGTATAGGTTAAACCCAGCTCTTCTTTAAATAATTTACTGAAATAGGCCGCACTTAATCCCACTTCATCGGCTACTTCATTCAGGCTTATAGATTTATGGGCATAATTGTCCCTGATATAATTCATTGCCTTATACATCAAATCCTTTTTTCTCACATTTTTGATAGAAAAAATACACTCTATAAACCGGTCCAGAACCCTGACCAGAATTTCTGACAACCGGTTCACATCCTCAATATTATCAATTTTATTAAAATAAGTATTCTCCAGACCGAAAATAACTTCAAGGTCAGCCCCGACTTCTATAGCAGCCCTGGCCAGAACCACCATCAACTCAATCGCCTTGGCCTTGATAATATCTAATTTGTTGCCACTCTGAAAATATACAAATCCAAGGATATCATTCAGTATAGCCCGCGCCCCCTGTTTATCACCCAGTTTTACCTTTTTAATTAACTCCTGCTCCTTTTCAATTGGATACAGAGTACCCTCGTCATCTTTACCCTGCTTCAGTTCGTGAATCTTTTCTGCAATCCGGGCATTTATACTATTATATTCCCGTTTTCTGTTTTGCCGGTAACCCCTCTCCAGCATTACATTTTTTGATAGTTCCATCAAAAGTTCACTCAGATACCGGGCCCTGACCGTATCAACCTGAATTAATTTATTTAAATGCTCCCTTAACTCTCTATAACTGGAACCCAGGAGTGGGTTCTGATTAAGAATATCCTCAATAAGTAAATCATCAACCGGGTGCAGCAAGACCGGCCCCCCGGTAAAGAAATACTCCATCTTCTTTTCACCAAACAGGGGTACCGCCCAGTTAACAAGACCATATGGGCAGAAATAAATATAGGGTTCACCCAGTTTTTCCGCCTGTAACCCTCCATAAATGTAAGACTGTTTACAGTCATCATCACAGCGACTACAACTATGAACCATTTTACAGAAGGAGGGTCTACTCAGGGGAGGCTGAAAGACCTCCTTCATATCTTCGGTAGAGATAATCCGGCAGCCAATTCCTGTTGCGTAAGAATATATATTAATTACCTTTTTTAATTTATCCTTGATTTTTTCATTTATCATTAAAAGCACATCCCGGTAGAAAATAATGGATTTCCCTTTTCAGGGTCATTCAGGGGTTTAGTAATCTGCTTTCCCATTTTGCATAACAGGTATTCCAGGTCATAATAATCTACACAAATATTAGTTGTTTATACTTTTCAAAAATATATTTTTCAAAGATATATATAAAAACAGGGTAATATATAATCTAATTATATGAGTATTTTCCCGCCTTGTCAAAATAGACACCCTGTCAACTTTATATAATATATTCCATTTTCCTGCCAAAAAAAAACAAGACCCACGACCTCCCTCTTAGGAAATCATGAGTCCTGCCTCTTTGTGGCACCCTCAAGGGGATTCGAACCCCTGCCGCCAGGATGAAAACCTGGTGTCCTGGACCACTAGACGATGAGGGCACATAAAAATGGTAGGCCATCAGGGACTCGAACCCTGAACCCCCTGATTAAGAGTCAGGTGCTCTAGCCGATTGAGCTAATGGCCTACATAAAATGGGGTGGGTGATGGGATTTGAACCCACGGCCTCAGGAGCCACAATCCTGCGCTCTAGACCAACTGAGCTACACCCACCATAATATATGGTGCGCCTGAGAGGATTTGAACCTCTGACCTACGGATTAGAAGTCCGTTGCTCTATCCGGACTGAGCTACAGGCGCATCCTGAAAGCCCGTGAAGGGCACTCGCTGAAAGCAATTAATAGTATAACTCATCTAAACCAAATTATCAAAATTAAATATCGGTAATTATAGACCTTTATAATAGATTATAGTCAATATAATCATTCATTCTCTGTATATCTATCTTTTATGACCTTTTTTATCTTGGAGAGGGCCCTGGCCCGGTGGCTGATTTTATTTTTGGTCTCAAGGGTTAATTCAGCCATAGTTTTACCATATTCAGGGACATAAAACAGGGGATCATAACCAAAACCATTATCACCCCGGGGTTTTTCCATAATTATCCCCTCACAGCTTCCAGTAACGGAAATATCTTCGCCTAATTCAGGGTCATATAAAACCATAACACACTTAAACCGGGCCCCTCTCTGGCCAGCCGGGACCCCTTTTAATTCTTCCAGCAGCTTTTTATTATTATCTTCATCACTGGCCCCTGCCCCGGCATAACGGGCTGAATAGACCCCGGGTTTTCCCTGCAAGTAATCTACTTCAAGGCCAGAATCATCGGCCAGAGTCAAAAGACCCGTCTCCCGGGCTCTGGTCCGGGCCTTTTTGAGGGCATTTTCATAAAAGGTTTCCCCATCTTCCTCAACCGGGGGCAGGGAGAAATCGTCAAGGCCAACAATCTCTATATCAAGGTCATTAAGGTATTTTTTTATCTCCCTTATCTTCCCCTGGTTACCACTGGCTACAAGGAGTTTAAGGGGCATTATTCCTCAATCCCCAGGCTCTTTTTCTGGAAGGAAACCAGTTCCCTGATTCCCTTTTCAGCCAGGTCCATCAAAGTATTCATCTGGTCCCGGGAGAAGGGGAATTTCTCGGCAGTACCCTGAATTTCAATAACCCGACCATCTTCGGTCATAACTATATTCATATCGACCTGGGCCTGAAAGTCTTCTTCATAACACAGATCGAGCAACATCTCACCATCGACTACACCAACACTGGTGGCGGCCATAAAACTATTTAACGGTGATTCTTCTAAAACTCCTTCTTCAATCAGATAATTAATGGCGTCAACTAAAGCCACATAGGCCCCGGTAATAGAAGCGGTTCTGGTTCCACCATCGGCCTGGATAACATCACAATCTACCCAGATGGTTCTCTCACCCAGCTTACCAAGGTCAACAACGGCCCTGAGACTCCGGCCTATCAACCGCTGAATCTCCTGGGTCCGCCCGCTCAACCGGCCCCTGGCCACTTCCCTGATGGTTCTGCTATGGGTAGACCGCGGTAACAGGGAATATTCAGCCGTTAGCCAGCCAGTATTCTGTCCCCTTAAAAAGGGAGGAACACTTTCCTCCACTGAGGCTGTGCAGATAACCTTGGTATCACCGGTTTCAATCAATACTGAACCTTCTGCATACTTGGTATATTGCCTGCTTATTTTGACATCACGTAGCTGGTCATTTTTACGACCATCTACCCGGAGATTATTGGTTTCACTCATACAATAAGACACCTTCCCTTTTTTTGTTTTTTCTTATTATTATCCTTATAATATATTTTACAACTATAATTCGGGATATGGTTACAAATTATAGCTTTGTAAGCTGGAACTGACTGTGCTCATCATCCCCCACCAGCCCGGCCATAAGGTAAAAACCGGTGGCAGGGTCATATTTAAAATCCATCAATTTAAAGCCTTCGATTTCCCCTGTCCTCCGGACATGGATCCGGGGACCGGTACATGAATATTCCTTATCTCCTATTTTAATATGATTATCATCCCTGTAACGGACCCTGAGGTCTCTATCAATGTATTCCTTAACCTCATTTTCCACATCTTTAATAGAAAAGTCGGGTTTTTCATCAAACTGAAGAACAAAACCACTTTTAACATCACTGTGATAAGGAGTCCGGGTATAACCCCTTTTCTCAATGGCCATGGCCGTCAGGTCTTCAGCGGTATGGGCCATTCTCCGGTATTTGATTGAATTAAAGACAATTTTAGCGATCTCTTTAGAAAAGGGACCGAAGACCCCGGGTCTTGTAACAATAACTTCTTCACCGATCCCAACCAGCATTTCAGGGTTTATATTGAGATGTGATTCTATCAGATCATAGTGTTCCACCACTACCCGCCGGTCTTTTTCAATGGCCTTCTCTATGGCTTCAGCCAGCTGCCAGGGCTGGGTAAATGCGGTTTCAAACCTGATATCAACATGGTAGGTATGACTGGTAAACTTCCCTTCCTGATAATCATTGTATACCGGTAAGGGACGGATATTTATCCCCTCATCATCATTGGTCAGGGTTAAACCGGGAAACATCCCCTTGATAAGCAGGGATTTCCCGGCCCCGGCATCACCTATCAACCCGATCAATTTATCATTGGGATGCATGTATGACTGGGATATTCTATTTCCTAGCTGTAGGAGCCTCTCCTTACCCCTTGGAGCAAAGAAAACTGAATGGGCAAAACTATCTATCATTAATATGACCCCTTTTCTAAAGAATCACTATATCCTTTTTTAAAGAATCTCTATATCCTTTTTTAAAGAATCACTATATCACAGATTGTTACGATGCTAGAGAGTGTTACAGGATTACGATGCTACAGAATGTTACAGAAATCTCACCCGGTTTTTGTGACCAGTAAAAACAATACTTAAAAACCCTGATTTATATTATTTATAACATAATAATACCTTATATAGTAAACAAAGTCAAAATCCAGGTCAGGCCACCTACCTGTCCCTGGATTTTTCCATAAAAAATTATTCTTCTCAAATCCTGCTTATCTGTTACCTTATCTTAAAACCGCACTCCTATTAAACCATTATGGTTAAAAGGGGAGCATGCTGCTGAGCACCATAAACATCCCTGTCACCGGGCGAGCCAGCCACCACTGGCCTCTTGATAGTAATCTTTATAGCCCGGGCCGGATCAAAGTTTATGATTGAAATAACATCATCTTCAGGAATTTTATAGAGGTTACTGATAAGCCCTTTATTTATAATTTTTTCATTCCTGACCCTGTTATAACTTTCTTCATCTTTGAAAATAAGGTCAAAGGTTAGTTCATAGGGTCCGGCATTCTTACTCCGGATTACGTTAACCAGTTGAGTAATCGGGGTTCCCATTATGTTAACCTCCCGTCTTCTGGAATAGTATCCTCTGTCATAAACCTGACAGGGAAATACTCAAGGGGATCATCGACCTGCACCAGGTGGTGAAGGTTAAATTCATAGACTTCACCAGCCTTAATATCTGAAGGTGAATAAGGGAAAGCCAGGTTACCGGCTGTAGCCACCCGTCCTGGATAACCATAATGGAGCAAGGTCGATCTGGTAAAACTACAGATACTGTTGGCCCGTTTCTGGGTATCGGCAATAACTTCAATAACAATACCGAGTTCATGGGCGGTTATCTCCTGGACCGGTTCCAGTTTCCCCATAACCCCGTTTTTACCATATACCCTGAAATAAATATTATATTTTTCCCGGTCCTCACTGAAACTTTCGTTAACTATCCTTTTTACTTCTTTTAAGATATCATCTATCTGGCGTATCATAATGGGATCCCTGGTTCCAGCAATAGATATAGTCCGGTATCCAACAAGCTTTGCCCCTTCAAGCTTTATAGTATAATCTTCATCAGGGATAAATTTACTACCGGTAACCTTAACCCGCCTCTCATCTATCTGTTCAAATTCAGTCTCTGTCAAATCGATAACCCCACCGGGACCGTAAAGTTTATAGGGGTTGCTCTTTTCATACAGGGTATGAGCTGAAACCGAAGTCACCGTACACCTTCTCTCCGGGTTCAGGGGCTCAAGTATAAAGTGATCCTGCCCCAGTATCCCCAGCATACAATCACTCCCACTTCCCGGGTCAGCAGCAATACTGGCACATTCCAGGATTTTACCCATATGTAGAGCCAGACCTCGTTCAAAACCCTTCAGGATAGGGTAGGCGGCAAAGACAGTGGGGTCATAGGCCCGCCCGGCCAATATCAGGTCAGCTCCACCCTTGAGAGCCTCAATAATAGGTTCAATACCCATCTGCCCCACAATTCTCGTGGCCCTGTCAATTTCTTCTTCATTAACCTCTTCAGCGGGATAGAGGGGAGATAGTTTCCCTTCCCTTAACCTGTTTTTAACCTCTTCCCGGTCAATCTCAGCCCCAATGGTGGCTATTTTAAGCTTAAAGCCCTCTTCATTTATTATCTCCTTTACAATATCGAGACACCAGTTCAGATGGGCACTGGCTCCGGAACCCCCGGCCGTACCAACCAGTACGGGTATATTTAGCTTTTGACCGGCCTCTATCATTAAGTGCAAATCCCTCTTTACGGCGTTGCGGTCTGTAAAGGAAAGGCCTGACCCCAGATAATAAGGTCCGGGGTCGGTGGAGCCACCATCGACCGCAATGACATCTGGCTTCCGGTCCAG encodes:
- the rph gene encoding ribonuclease PH, translated to MSETNNLRVDGRKNDQLRDVKISRQYTKYAEGSVLIETGDTKVICTASVEESVPPFLRGQNTGWLTAEYSLLPRSTHSRTIREVARGRLSGRTQEIQRLIGRSLRAVVDLGKLGERTIWVDCDVIQADGGTRTASITGAYVALVDAINYLIEEGVLEESPLNSFMAATSVGVVDGEMLLDLCYEEDFQAQVDMNIVMTEDGRVIEIQGTAEKFPFSRDQMNTLMDLAEKGIRELVSFQKKSLGIEE
- a CDS encoding acyclic terpene utilization AtuA family protein: MDKIKVLSPTAILGYGFPVESFERGLDRKPDVIAVDGGSTDPGPYYLGSGLSFTDRNAVKRDLHLMIEAGQKLNIPVLVGTAGGSGASAHLNWCLDIVKEIINEEGFKLKIATIGAEIDREEVKNRLREGKLSPLYPAEEVNEEEIDRATRIVGQMGIEPIIEALKGGADLILAGRAYDPTVFAAYPILKGFERGLALHMGKILECASIAADPGSGSDCMLGILGQDHFILEPLNPERRCTVTSVSAHTLYEKSNPYKLYGPGGVIDLTETEFEQIDERRVKVTGSKFIPDEDYTIKLEGAKLVGYRTISIAGTRDPIMIRQIDDILKEVKRIVNESFSEDREKYNIYFRVYGKNGVMGKLEPVQEITAHELGIVIEVIADTQKRANSICSFTRSTLLHYGYPGRVATAGNLAFPYSPSDIKAGEVYEFNLHHLVQVDDPLEYFPVRFMTEDTIPEDGRLT
- a CDS encoding PocR ligand-binding domain-containing protein codes for the protein MINEKIKDKLKKVINIYSYATGIGCRIISTEDMKEVFQPPLSRPSFCKMVHSCSRCDDDCKQSYIYGGLQAEKLGEPYIYFCPYGLVNWAVPLFGEKKMEYFFTGGPVLLHPVDDLLIEDILNQNPLLGSSYRELREHLNKLIQVDTVRARYLSELLMELSKNVMLERGYRQNRKREYNSINARIAEKIHELKQGKDDEGTLYPIEKEQELIKKVKLGDKQGARAILNDILGFVYFQSGNKLDIIKAKAIELMVVLARAAIEVGADLEVIFGLENTYFNKIDNIEDVNRLSEILVRVLDRFIECIFSIKNVRKKDLMYKAMNYIRDNYAHKSISLNEVADEVGLSAAYFSKLFKEELGLTYTEYLNKVRIEASKELLKQGCSLASIAQTVGFNDQSYFSKVFKKMEGLSPGKWRG
- a CDS encoding DUF4387 domain-containing protein — its product is MGTPITQLVNVIRSKNAGPYELTFDLIFKDEESYNRVRNEKIINKGLISNLYKIPEDDVISIINFDPARAIKITIKRPVVAGSPGDRDVYGAQQHAPLLTIMV
- a CDS encoding XTP/dITP diphosphatase, which gives rise to MPLKLLVASGNQGKIREIKKYLNDLDIEIVGLDDFSLPPVEEDGETFYENALKKARTRARETGLLTLADDSGLEVDYLQGKPGVYSARYAGAGASDEDNNKKLLEELKGVPAGQRGARFKCVMVLYDPELGEDISVTGSCEGIIMEKPRGDNGFGYDPLFYVPEYGKTMAELTLETKNKISHRARALSKIKKVIKDRYTENE